The genome window TAGCTAATCGCTGACTGCGTCAGTTCGCCGCTTTAGTGATCCTGCTTATGCACCAGCGGATCGATTTCCTTCTTCGCTTCTTCGGTCACGTTGTAGCGGGTATAGGCATGGTCCAGCACCTCGTTGGCGTAGAGACGCCCGGTCGGAGCCGGCACCCCGATATTGGCCTCCACGGTCGCCTTCGGACCGATGGTGACAGTTTGCTCCGTCGCCGTGCGGACATAGGGATGCCACACCACCAGCTTGTAGGTGCCCGGCGGCACATCCGTGATCGTGAACCGCCCCTGCTCGTCTGTCTTGGCAAAGTACGGGTTCGTAACCGCCACACCCCAGCTTTCCATATAGGCGTGGAACCCACATTGCATCACAAAGATCCGGCGGTTCTTGCTGAGCTTCACCAGTTCTTTCATCGGCGGACCGGCCATGTGCTTGTGATACATCCCGGCTTCCGTGCGATCCTTAAAGTTGCGCGGATGCTGCGGATTCATCGGCAGCGGCACGTTAAAGAGGACGCGCGCGCCTAAATTCGACGTTTCATAGGCTTGAATGTCGTGCATAACCGGGTCCATGTTGACGACGGTCACCGACTGGTCGTCCCGCACAACGGTCGTGAACGGTAGGAACAGGCAATCGCGTGCCTCGATTTGCGGTACGGTCTTTTCAGCGAACGCTTTCCCCTTCTCGACCCCTTCTAGATACACCACGACCTCGCGAAACTCGCCGGCCGGGCCGACCTGAAACGGTTGCAGAATCCGCCAGCCCTGTCCGTCCGAAATGCGCCCGCAATAGAAGGGATCAGGCAGCGTGGTCAAGTTGTACCCCTTAGGCTTGGGAACGGCTCCCTCAAGCGTCACCGCCCCCTTGATGGTGCCCCCATCAGAAACCGTGATTTCTTCGTAGGCCAAGGCGGGACTTCCCAGTGCCAGCGACAGTATCGCTGCTATGAATTGTGTCTTGATCATTATTGTTCTCCGGCCTCCTTCGTCAGTCCAAGGTTGAGGTTAAAGTTGAGCGCCCATCCATTATACAGAATACGGGGATCACAACCCTAACCTCAGCCACGCCCTGACCCTCGAAAACACAAGTGGGGGAGCCGCATACTTCTGGCAGCTCCCCCACGAGGTGTTACACCATGTCCGCTCCGCTTACTTCATTGCGGTCGGAATGGCTTTCACTGCGGGCTCCACTTCCGCCTGCTTGGCGCCCATACCGGCTGCGCCGAGCGGTTGGATCCGTGAATCGCCGGCTGGCAACACACGGAGGTAGCCCCACTGTCCGGACTGCGTGTAGGGCAGCCGAGCGTTGGACCAGACGAAGTCGCCCACCTGACGATACGGACCACCCGCACCGCCACGGAGGAACACGTCCAGTACTTCCGATCCGGCGTACTCCACGACGCTGATCATGTCGGCACCCGGCATGTACGGCTCGATCGGCCACTCATGGCCTTCGACGCCGAACATCCCATTCTGCTCGCTGTTCGCACCGATGACATGGATGCGAATCGCGTCACCCGCATGCGCCTCGATCAGAGGCGTGATGGGATCCTCGGGCTTATCCACCGCACAGGGCTGGAAAATCTTCCCGA of Nitrospira sp. contains these proteins:
- a CDS encoding carboxypeptidase-like regulatory domain-containing protein; the protein is MIKTQFIAAILSLALGSPALAYEEITVSDGGTIKGAVTLEGAVPKPKGYNLTTLPDPFYCGRISDGQGWRILQPFQVGPAGEFREVVVYLEGVEKGKAFAEKTVPQIEARDCLFLPFTTVVRDDQSVTVVNMDPVMHDIQAYETSNLGARVLFNVPLPMNPQHPRNFKDRTEAGMYHKHMAGPPMKELVKLSKNRRIFVMQCGFHAYMESWGVAVTNPYFAKTDEQGRFTITDVPPGTYKLVVWHPYVRTATEQTVTIGPKATVEANIGVPAPTGRLYANEVLDHAYTRYNVTEEAKKEIDPLVHKQDH